A window of the Pecten maximus chromosome 19, xPecMax1.1, whole genome shotgun sequence genome harbors these coding sequences:
- the LOC117317973 gene encoding uncharacterized protein LOC117317973 isoform X2, with translation MLYFAMLLVIPTVTPYSNVYHCVCNFGKGSLPVFAVNKRFFPRLLPGRCLRRHHESSEALVDVFLVSLSGQVGYINNNKGGQLFSTVCDAITGKHLSGATPILNTAHSSMYSPPQTDRPQRMNTAADSRTERDQLLQKKDLTCSSKLCIGCHCELGKFTQVVMGLVGKRTVCLPCNFCSVTCNSATTVQATPIPQTASTDTLDTGCSDAVDSCALFHSQTVCTEFADWSRQNCKKYCGMCPTSGYQKPTTGHWISFGKK, from the exons ATGCTGTATTTCGCTATGCTTCTGGTGATACCAACAGTGACGCCATACAGCAATGTTTACCACTGTGTGTGTAACTTTGGGAAAGGCTCCTTGCCGGTCTTTGCAGTAAATAAAAG ATTCTTTCCTCGCCTACTTCCGGGTCGATGTTTGAGGCGTCACCACGAATCCAGTGAAGCACTTGTGGATGTATTCCTGGTTTCTCTGTCCGGACAG GTCGgttacatcaacaacaacaaaggaGGCCAACTATTTAGCACAGTCTGTGATGCTATAACGGGGAAACACCTCTCTGGAGCCACGCCCATTCTAAATACCGCTCACTCTTCAATGTACTCACCCCCACAAACCGATAGGCCTCAACGGATGAACACGGCAGCCGACTCACGGACGGAAAGGGACCAACTCCTTCAAA AGAAAGATCTCACCTGCAGTTCAAAACTCTGCATCGGTTGCCATTGCGAGTTAG gaaaattcaCACAAGTCGTGATGGGGCTCGTTGGGAAGAGAACCGTCTGCTTGCCATGCAATTTTTGTTCTGTCACTTGCAATTCAGCGACAACGGTCCAAGCTACACCAATCCCTCAGACGGCTTCCACCGATACCCTTGATACtg GATGTAGCGATGCTGTGGACAGCTGTGCCCTTTTTCACAGCCAGACTGTCTGTACGGAGTTTGCCGACTGGTCCCGACAAAACTGTAAAAAGTATTGTGGCATGTGCCCTACATCCGGGTATCAAAAACCAACAACGGGTCACTGGATCTCATTTGGAAAGAAATGA
- the LOC117317973 gene encoding uncharacterized protein LOC117317973 isoform X1 → MLYFAMLLVIPTVTPYSNVYHCVCNFGKGSLPVFAVNKRYMGHISSVKDEFDFFPFPEHKTPAKSYIQEKAIFVNRFFPRLLPGRCLRRHHESSEALVDVFLVSLSGQVGYINNNKGGQLFSTVCDAITGKHLSGATPILNTAHSSMYSPPQTDRPQRMNTAADSRTERDQLLQKKDLTCSSKLCIGCHCELGKFTQVVMGLVGKRTVCLPCNFCSVTCNSATTVQATPIPQTASTDTLDTGCSDAVDSCALFHSQTVCTEFADWSRQNCKKYCGMCPTSGYQKPTTGHWISFGKK, encoded by the exons ATGCTGTATTTCGCTATGCTTCTGGTGATACCAACAGTGACGCCATACAGCAATGTTTACCACTGTGTGTGTAACTTTGGGAAAGGCTCCTTGCCGGTCTTTGCAGTAAATAAAAGGTATATGGGTCACATTTCTTCAGTCAAGGACGAATTTGATTTCTTTCCGTTCCCGGAGCATAAAACACCAGCAAAATCTTATATACAAGAAAAGGCCATATTTGTCAACAGATTCTTTCCTCGCCTACTTCCGGGTCGATGTTTGAGGCGTCACCACGAATCCAGTGAAGCACTTGTGGATGTATTCCTGGTTTCTCTGTCCGGACAG GTCGgttacatcaacaacaacaaaggaGGCCAACTATTTAGCACAGTCTGTGATGCTATAACGGGGAAACACCTCTCTGGAGCCACGCCCATTCTAAATACCGCTCACTCTTCAATGTACTCACCCCCACAAACCGATAGGCCTCAACGGATGAACACGGCAGCCGACTCACGGACGGAAAGGGACCAACTCCTTCAAA AGAAAGATCTCACCTGCAGTTCAAAACTCTGCATCGGTTGCCATTGCGAGTTAG gaaaattcaCACAAGTCGTGATGGGGCTCGTTGGGAAGAGAACCGTCTGCTTGCCATGCAATTTTTGTTCTGTCACTTGCAATTCAGCGACAACGGTCCAAGCTACACCAATCCCTCAGACGGCTTCCACCGATACCCTTGATACtg GATGTAGCGATGCTGTGGACAGCTGTGCCCTTTTTCACAGCCAGACTGTCTGTACGGAGTTTGCCGACTGGTCCCGACAAAACTGTAAAAAGTATTGTGGCATGTGCCCTACATCCGGGTATCAAAAACCAACAACGGGTCACTGGATCTCATTTGGAAAGAAATGA